A part of Mustela erminea isolate mMusErm1 chromosome 9, mMusErm1.Pri, whole genome shotgun sequence genomic DNA contains:
- the FIBIN gene encoding fin bud initiation factor homolog: MVFLKFLWMGFFCHLCQGYFDGPLYPEMSNGTLHHYFVPDGDYEENDDPEKCQLLFRVSDHRRCSQGEGSQASSLLSLTLREEFTVLGRQVEDAGRVLEGISKSISYDLDGEESYGKYLRRESHQIGDAYSNSDKSLTELESKFKQGQEQDSRQESRLNEDFLGMLVHTRSLLKETLDISVGLRDKYELLALTIRSHGTRLGRLKNDYLKV; this comes from the coding sequence ATGGTGTTCCTGAAGTTCCTCTGGATGGGTTTCTTCTGCCACCTGTGTCAGGGCTACTTCGATGGCCCTCTTTACCCGGAGATGTCCAATGGGACTCTGCACCACTACTTCGTGCCGGATGGGGACTATGAAGAGAATGATGACCCTGAGAAGTGCCAGCTGCTCTTCAGGGTGAGTGACCACCGGCGCTGCtcccagggggaggggagccaggccAGCAGTCTGCTGAGCCTCACGCTTCGGGAAGAGTTCACTGTGCTGGGCCGCCAAGTGGAAGATGCTGGGCGTGTCCTGGAGGGCATCAGTAAGAGCATCTCCTACGACCTGGACGGGGAAGAAAGCTATGGCAAGTACCTGCGGCGGGAGTCCCACCAGATCGGGGATGCCTACTCCAACTCGGACAAGTCCCTCACTGAGCTGGAAAGCAAGTTTAAGCAGGGCCAGGAACAGGACAGCCGGCAAGAAAGCAGGCTCAACGAGGACTTCCTGGGGATGCTGGTGCACACCAGGTCCCTGCTGAAGGAAACGCTTGACATCTCTGTGGGGCTCAGGGACAAATACGAGCTGCTGGCCCTCACCATCAGGAGCCATGGGACCCGGCTAGGTCGGCTGAAAAATGATTATCTTAAGGTGTAG